The sequence cacgatgcgtcgaagtgcggctttgctatccagttggggtattttccccctagatgacctttgacctcgaggggcccttCAAAACCACCGGTTAACTTGCTTTTCCcgtcacctatccatatccgaaatttcggctcgatgcgtcgaagcgctgcggaacgcatagccggacagacagacagacagatacacagatagagaccgcttattattttattagtatagactagtgcacctgcggctatgagagctcagatgctgtgagagcactggcatgatagcgatactgtttgaccccagatgacctttgaacttggatgaccttggtgcaatttttttcatgctcccctccgtcatacgaaggattccacctatcaagtttaagcccaatatggcaaagtttaaatttagcccctacatgacctttgacctcggttgacctcgattttatttcgcgcattatattcccctcctatcaaggatcccacccaccaagtttgggcccgataggacaaagtttgaaattttgacctttgaccttgacctccgatgacctttaaaaccacatgggcaacatgcttttcccgatacctatccatatccgaaatttcggctcgatgcgtcgaagcgcggcgaaacacatagccggacagacagacagacagatagacagagaccgcttattattttagtagtatagactagtgcacctgcggctgtgagagccccgatgctgtgagagcactggcatgatagcgatactgtttaaccccagatgacctttgacctctgatggaatcggtgtaatttttttcatgctcccctcatacgaaggattccacctatcaagtttaatcccaatagggcaaagtttaaatttagccccttcatgacctttgacctcggttgacctcaattttgttttatgcatatattccctcagtatcaaggattccactcaccaagtttgagcccgaaaggacaaagtttgaaatccatgacctttgacctcggatgacctccatataatgtttttcatgctcccctcatacgaaggtttcgacccaccaagtttgagcccgatcgggcaaagtttgaaatttgacccctccgtaatgacctttgaccttggttgacctcgattttatttcgcgcattacaTTCctctcctatcaaggattccacccaccaagtttgggcccgatcggacaaagtttgaaattttgacctttgaccttgacctccgatgaccttcaaaaccacatggccaacatgcttttcccaatacctatctatatcccaaatttcagcacgatgcgtcgaagtgcggcgaaacgcatagccggacagacagacagacagatagatagatagacagatagacagatagagaccgcttattattttattagtatagatagatagatgtttatttaagggggtactacacccctgaccaattttgtgcctatttttgcatttttctcaaaaattatagcgcattggtgacaagtaagatatatatattatactggcaaggactacaactactgcactgcaaattcagcaactcaaggcaagtatagttattgttttattaatcaaatattgggtttccctcatatttgactgtaactccacaactgtatctgtgctgaaataaaatttccagtacaaGTTGTAGTTCTTCttatgtacatatcttacttgtccccaatgcgctataatttttgagaaaaatgcaaaaataggcacaagattggccaggggtgtagtacccccttaagcactagacaatattttaagtttcaaaatgataccaaaattatataaataacatcaatacttttcaagatatgaatataattttgtaaatttaatTCCTTGATATTTTCGGCAAATTGCTATTAGTAATGGGCTAATTAATTTCCCGCCTTCCCCAGCAGGTTTTTTGTATTACTATAAATACTatgtattttaattattatttcatttggatcaagaataacaaaattaaaatttgatggaaatcgtacattatggcttttaataataattttgatgaaatattttttcagaGCTTTCATTAAATGAAATACTAGTGTTGTCAACCCCTTGGCATGTATCCAGGCCCAGTTCACTGACACgccaacaaaacaaaatgtaaacaaaacatcacGTGATATATACCATGGCATGCATGACGCAACCAGGGGCCTTCCCAGGGACTTTCTCAGTTGACCAACAtttattgatttaattaatttcgACCTGATAACATTGTACTTTTAATATCACAACCCTCGGAATTTAGATTACCAATACTATGTGTATTGTGCTGCttgtaccagagaagatgtaataaagaggagggtcaacggaattatatccttgagataatcccgtaggtaatcctgtcgcatctattcatagtcctttattctcaagtagttagacatccacttgaaatatcctatgatgttatgtgtgtgaccgcccatggttgaccaattttcacttcagaattgaaaatatttccaatgtttctatagagaatttgttaaaaaatatgaaacgcgtgtgttaagggcctgctgcttggatgggataccacatgtggataatacaagaaagaaatcaagtgctgtaaaatttccccccaaatccaccgttttttgtaaatatataaatttctaaagaagaaatttttaggattttttagagaggtgatgattgttgatcatttctattttattattttatgtattttcctgtcatttcctgccaacctaataaagatattctgataattgataacattctttatcataaataatagagtctgaaagtggcaacaagtagcaaaagttataatttgccatggaacttcagtcatattttatctgaaatctgacaagatgacagggtctgcatgcatggtgtgtatggcatgatgacatgcacacactgacctatccctaaaagcagttagctgcaacttgtgtatcacacccatcccgggttcaaaccctattgtggtattctattgtaaagcagctaaatagggtgattcatcatttagtttgagtgagcggtctcacacatattttgtttgaggatagcttgatcaacctcctctttattacatcttctctgcttgtACAAAGCTGTTGAAATTCACACGAAGTCGCAAAATAATTCTGCAATGGAAGTCGCGAAACTCTGCACGTCACGCACGTGGaatttaaattcacatataaATTCAATGCAGTGACGCAGCAAGACTGATGCATGAAAGAAAGTCAAATGTTGCATCTTATACGACATCAAATCCAACATTCTATCTGCTTTATCGTTTATTTAACAATTTAGCTTGCTAATGAACAGATATTTAACTTCTTAGGTAGTATTTTAAGAATAAATCTGGCCTACCTCCTGGTGTAGTGCCGAAACAGGTGCCCCCTGGCGTTGTACTGTAATCATCAGGCAGTTCGTTTACTACGACCCTTCTTGATGGAATTTCACGACTAGTGCTCAATTGTCGCTCTGTTTCTGGACCCGACATAATGCAGAAAAGTATAAATAATGCTTTTACGGTGGAAGTAACGTGAAAGGTGCATGGATTGAGGACAAAAATGAGTAATTATTCAGCTAGCGAAAATGTTCCTGGTCTTATCACGTCACGGGACGAACGGAGGGAAGGCAACAGCAGTAATGAGATGCACGACGTCACAGCTAATATACGAACATACACAAGTTCACGTGTCTACCATAAATACCTTGTTGTGTTTGTTAGTATTTAGTTCATGCACTAATTGATTGGTGACGACAGGTGGATTTTTAAAAGGATGTGAAATGCAAATTTTGTGCTAATTGCTCATAATCTTATCTAAACAAAATATTGCGAAGAAGTAAAATAGTTTTGCCAATTAGCCAATTATATTTTATATGAAATTTAAATAagtcaaaaaattgaaaagaaaaggtGTCTGGTACATGAGTCATAAATTATGGGTCAGTCATGCCAGTGAAGGATCGAATGGAAACAGCCCAAGCAACAGGCAGTATACTAGTGATAGGGCATTGACATTAAAATATAAATTCATgaattatataatttataaaaGTTAACAAAAAGTGAATGATCGTTGATACGTGGTTGATACTATGGCTGCCCGGGAAGTTGTTGAAGTGCTAAATAGATGCGAAAGTGCGTTGGAAACAAGGAATTTAGGTAAGCTTATAAAACTAGCACCCCTAGAATCAATAAGTAGGAGGGGCGAaagtagcccgaaacatcatggccctgttccttcctcacttcGTACGGAGAatgacagtggaaatcgtagttacggaggtgtgagtacctcgggctagggcgaaagattttttggcaagccgaaaggggggcagGCAATGTTTGGCAAGGGGGAGGGGGATCAtacattacaacaacaacaacaacaacatatttAATTATGGGGCACCTATAAAAGGTTTAGGAAAACACTacagaaatgttaaaatatgcaaaatttcctgctcgcaacCCGGGCTCGCAACGCTCGCATCATTATATgtaccatttaaagtttgcacgTCATTGGGAACTAAAAAATTtagggggtaaagattttttggtATATGCCAAGAGGgaaggaggcaagcaatttttggtgggccgagaggggggaacgaTTTTTGgcaagcaatttgaaattttttttggggggcatgtATAAAATATTGTTGCACAGCCATCGTTGGAAATTAGCTGGTCGCGTAacaatttgctacacaattttataAATTTGCTACACACAATTTAGggagttgagtagcatttttatgccatagacttacaaACTAATTACATGTGAATGTACCAAGAGCAAATTTTGCTACacttaaaaaaaatgcttaattccaacactgtGCACAGCCACTATATTGAGCCACACACTagtttaacatttttaaaaacgttttggatcagaatgtttgtcaaacgttttgtttgaatcagctttttatttgttttaaaaatgcttgccaagcattttgaaatttaatttatgatttttggccaaaacatgatttaaaaaaaaatttttttggtgaaaatgagattcttttttgaaacattaaaaatggGATATTTGGTCATTTCTAACCAAAAATGTTATTCTTGGTCATTAAATGTGATTTTAGTCAaactcaaaatgtgatttttagtcaaaaatatgacttttggtcaaaaatatgatttttggtcaaaatttgatgaaaatttacAAACATCAATTTGATGATTTTCTTGACAAAACGTAAgataaatgtttcaaaaacagTTTCTACAAATTATTAACAAAACATATTTATTAGTTGTTTGctaaacatttatttaattcatttaaaagggcatttcgtgatccacagcctcatccccccacttttttttttcaaaaaagttgagatttttataccactggagactctggctacatattgtttatgtaccaaaaatttcttcttgcatattaattcgtttagcaaaaatatcatcaaatttgaattttggtacaccagaacgaaattacacacagtggcctaaggagcagtgttatacacataatcatgcatatcttgcaaacgcaaaatcggaatcaaattgaaattttgggaatgggctttttttgtgaatatctactgttaaaagaggatgctaggatcacgaaatcctcctttaataaccATTGCTAataaaacgtttgtcaaacaatttCCGATCAcaatgtttgtcaaacatttatagTCAAACGGTTTATAAATGGATAAGGAGCCAAAAGGTTTGTTAAACATTTTCGTAAATGTGTGACAAACGTTTGTGATCACTAAATGGCTGACTATGTTTAATTATTACCTTCCAGATTTATCCCATTGTGGTCTTGCATATATAGCACAAGCTGTGTACCATATTGTGAAGGAGGTGGAGCTTGCAACATGTAATATATCCAACAATGATATAAAGAAAATACCAGTCAAGTTTTCTAGGGAATTTCCCAAAATAACAGGTATTGTATCCGCCACTTATATTTTGTTGTTACCACCCTATTTACAAGGTGTcccttaaggggatactacacccctcgataaatttgtgtctatttttgcatttttctcagtgaatttcagtgacccaagacaaacggATCGCTATAtttataagaaataaggtaccgctaggatataggcctacctcatttccaatcatatatactgaaccgcttgtcttgggtcactgaaatttcagtgtagtaatttgattccttgccccaataatatacttaacttttgttaccagtgtgttattattttttgagaaaaatgcaaaaatagtcacaaatttaccacaggggtgtagtaccccttaaagaactgtatcattgtaaacatttattgtttgggtattttaacaccATAActtaacataactaaataactggttgGTTGAGGAGAAAATCAGctatatactttttgaattttgatggtAATCAAGTAcctaaatttgggccaaaaaacctgtttgggggattttctccaaaactgagcatttttgcccaaatttggcctcacagatggattcatcaagtcatttccattctaaatatgtatacttttacatactttagaccaacaatttagaggtTATGAGAtcccaaagtttccataattccagggttaagatcaCCCTTAACTTGGTGGGGAGCAGCGCAGCTAGaagttctcgacctgattagattttcagtgcaaaatatgctaaatcgcaaggtcattttgggtcatccaGGTTCAAATCGCCATACATTTtgtagattgttgcaggttcatgaaatgtAATGGGGATGACCACCGAAacaagacaaaaaatgtcaaggtcatgttTGGTTCATCCTGGGTCAAATCGCCTAATTTATTACCACTGCCAGcatattttttacttttaattaatCCCATTAATTGATACAGCAGTTTTCacataaaattgacattgctagcaaAGTCACATCTTCAAGTACTTAATTAGTAGATCCCCTGGGTATGAATTAGATGAAAACTCATTTCAAAGTAAATTTAGGTAGACAAATCCAGTAAATTACTCacgtctttagctttcgccatctcggatgatggctttctcaaaagtgacttggttcactgcttctcccATGGAAAGCGGCTGTAGCCTCATTCCCAGAGTGTGATGGTGCAAGCAGTGAGTCATATACGTGATCTAGAGTGTATGAGCCTATGTCCCGGTTCATGGTGGCGGCCCCtttctcctgatccatatggcCTCCCTGACTTTTCTTTTGAACTGATTTGCTTCCTTGTCAAGTATTGTAGCTCCCTCCCAATCTATAACATGGTTGTCGGCAGCGACATGGTCCGTAATTGCTGATTTGTTGAATTCTGTGGTAGATTCTTTCCGTCTTGCGCGGGTGTACTTCTTGTTTTCCGCTTTCTCTGCATCTTTCTGGTGCTCTTTCAACCGTGTGCCAAACGCTCTCCCTGTTTCACCTATGTATGATTTTTCACAACCCTTGCAGTCGATGTTATAGACCACCTCGCACATCTGGTTGGTTTCTCTCTTGTCTTTAGGGTGCACTAATAAGCTCTTAATAGTGTTATGAGGTTTCATGGCTGTTGCGATTTTGTGCTTCCAAAAGATGCGCTTGAGCTTCTCTGAGAGGCCTGCAACGTCGGTAAAACTACCATACCCTTTGACGGGTTATCATCGGTGCTCTTCTTTGAACTGTTACTCTTGATCTTGCTTGTTGACATTTGCTGCTTAACACGGTCCATTGCCCACCTTGGAGTGCACAGTTTTGAAGTGCGGTTCTGATCTTCTGTTCTTCTTCCTTTTTATCTTCCTCCTCTGTCACTATGCTATCCATTCTGTCAAACAGTGTACGAATGACCCCGAGTTTCTGATGTAGGGGATGTTGTGAGTCAAAGTTCAAATATTGATCCGTGTGGGTTTTCTTTCTGTATATGAGAAGCTTTATGCTGCCATCTTGTTTACGGACCACTAATGTGTCAAGGAACGGTATGCTACAATCCTTCTCCTCCTCGTGACGTGAATTTAATATTCCCGTTCGTCCACCTTGTTTAGATGTTCAGTTAGTTTCTCTGTGGTGTCCTTTTGATGACCTCAAGCACGTCATCCATGTAACAGCGCCAGTATTTTGGTGCACAATCGAGTGGTGCCGTGGCAATCGCTTGCTGTTCGAGCCATTCCATGTATAGGTTTGCCACAATCGCACTAACAGGACTACCCATAGCTGCTCCAAACTTCTGGCAGTAGATGTTACCTCTGAAGGAGAAGTATGTCGTCGTGAGAATAAATTCTAAAAGCTCCATGATGTCGGTAGCATTCAGTCGTGTGCGTTCGGGTAACGTTGTGTCTTTAGTAAGCCGGTCTCTTATGATCTCTAAAGTCTTGTCTATTGGTGTGTTTGTGAATAGTGAGACCACATATTGAGGCTGTAGCCTCACTCTGGGAATGAGGCTACAGCCGCTTTCCGcgggagaagcagtgaaccaagtcacttttgagaaagccatcatccgagatggcgaaagctaaagacgtgagtaatttactggatttgtctacctaaatttactttgataaccaaaccaatcctacagatgaaactgttcagtgaaaactcatttgttttaatctgaatttgtatttttgctttgtattatatttcatgtggtattgtttgttgtattttgtatggcgccttgataatactggatattgcgccttataagaaATTAATGTATGTATGTAGATCTAGAAAGTAGAAACCTGCTTGCAAATGAATCAAGGACACACATGAGTTAATGataatttttttcttctgaaTTGTGTCTTGACAGAACTGAATTTATCACACAACAAAATAGTTAGTCTTCCaactgagttcaatgaactgagTGAGCTTGTCCATGCAGACCTATCACACAATCAGCTGGTGGAATTCCCAGAAGGGATGTATGAATTGGCAAATCTTAAGAAACTTGTTCTATGCAGTAATAATATTGTAGGTGAGTATGTGTGTGTTACATGAATACACTGGTAGGGAGGGGGTACTTATAAAAGTATTAAGCCAAAAAAAGagcaagtttgtttcctgtagcgcgcacgCATTTCATTTTTGATGGCTTATTGTGCACATTTGAAGGTTTTTTTCACttacaagaaaaaaagaaaaaaaaaacccggaaaaatcgcaaaaaataatatataacgctactggagtaaacattacattacacaacaaatgagcatagtgaaaaactactgcaggttgaAAAGGGGTCATAGATATTCTTAAATATGaagaaatgggattttttttgtgtgtcggagaaacccactgtaaattcccattccaatttgcagcgaaaagggtatttttttccatttcaaaacatgttggtttttttttccttATGTCTTGTCGAAAATATGTAATAAGTTGCTTCAGAAAATGATGCTCTACAACAAGGAATACTATTATTTATAGCCTTCCCAACATTTATTAGAACTAAGGCGCTCAggtcataggggtgtatggatttcaactgtaattagCACATTCAGGAAAGTGTCAGTAAGAGAACTCAACTCCCCATGGCATGGATGATGGATGGTACATTCATGAATGGACGACATGAAAGATGCCCATTTTCCACACAAACATTGTAAATGTTATACCCTTATTGAGCATCTGCAAAGATCAGCAAACTCTAAGCAGTGGCGtccgcaggttttcaaaagtgggggACCACAGGACTCGATTCCCTCGACTGTTCACAAATTTTTGGCTCGCTTCTCTTGCATAGGTTAACCCCCAGATTTCCCCTGAATTAGTGCTTTTGCCCTGCAGTCCCTCGACTATTTAGCAATAGTGGGGTGCAGATGGCCCTTCTTTGTGCATGCCACTGACTTCTAAGTCACACACATACAATTATTTCACATTCATGTTTCACTTTGTTTCTTCTTATCCAGATATAGATGTAGAAAGACTATGCAATTTACAACTAGAAGAATTAGATGTAACAGATAATCCTCTGTCATCAGAGACGTGGGGCAAATTGGAAAAAGTAACTACAATCAATGTCAAGATGGATCCTCTCAAAGATAACCTAAATGAAATGGACTGATGTGATATCGGCACACCGCTTATTTTTGGCTTGTGTGTGATTGATTGTAGAACTGAGAACACTCTGAAGTCCCATTGAACACTCTCTGCAAGAACATGGATCTTGTTCTAATCTCCTAaaatttgtgacccggcagcacaaatgagccgtaaattccctaaattgtattctgagttacggtgtaaaatgtgtacgaaggtcatattcatcggtaacttaagctgacccgacatccgtcttatttcgatagtcaaaaactaatcaataatcctattgttgaagtggataataagcttctaccttagatggctatagaacttttaatagctctggtctttgtttgcttatattgctaaatcctgttcaagtggtgggttaccaggcattgtattttgtacaggtatgcataaccaacaattaacaatgagagaactttcttaaacctcgttgacttggggatgatttgaaatgaccgccaattatgactgtttgatatttattgccaacaatgtggaaaaagagacacatgtaaaaatgcaaaaagctataattttgttgaaggagcaaagtttaacaaaccataaccccgcttctggatatcatttgaagtcaaatgatataccatttttaagtttatgatgtttattttttaaacacgaaataaaacaaaattgaccgggggaggagtttacggctcattcgccgtggacggtcacatttgtgCTTTAATCTGTATTTGGTCACATGATAAAGATAAAGGAGGCTCTGGTAAGATTCCAATTACTGCATCTGCTGGGGTTAAGGGGATGATGTGACTAAGGCCCTGGTTTCTGGATGCACAAAATTGGCAAACCAAGCACATTTTCaaggaaaaggaaaaaaagtttgtctttggagaaaatggaaaaaaaaaagaagtcagGATTTTTTCACAGTATGTCATTTTCCAAACCAAGTCAGTGATTCTTATCTGAGGGTAACTTTGTCTAAAAAACTTGGGACTTAATTAccgttgcttctattgaacagccagtGATGCATTGAAGTAGCATGCATTGCTAGCTTTTTAATAGAAGCAATTTCATTTAAacatacaactttatccagctttgaaaaaaaaaaatcagaatttagATTTTTGTTCTTTCGATTTTTTTTAAGAGCAGTGGTTCTCCAGTTCCAagcttgaataacaagtaattaagGTCTATAACTTCttctttaaaaaacaaacaaaaacatttattttgtgcattttttttcggAAATCATGGTGTTTTTTGCGGTTTTGGAAAATCAGGGTGCGTTTTTTGGCTTCCAAAATCATGTTTTCCTCCTGTGCTTCAcatttgctgtagaagtgatgtaataaccagattaactaccatagcaataggttcaaataatttttgattatatcctgctgcactacaagcaagtgcactcatcacctgtgcatgtctgcaatcatagattgaatacaaaaccGCTTTTTCAAtggtactaatcttacaggtgcaagtgatcagcatgatctGAATATTTTACAGAATTACGATCGAGGTCTTTATCGCtactctttgacatctatggttcaatgcagaggtaccgtgtgaatgTACTAGTGCAGcacgatataatcaaaaattgtttgaacgtattactatggtagttaatctgattattacatcacttctacagcgaatagatcTAAAGTTGAGTCGCTCACTGAGCCCTGAGCAAACTAGATGCAGTACTTCAAGCAGCAGCTGACATAGATTCATCTCGGAGTGTTTATATTTTCAAAGCATTTCTGTAAAGAGTATTACATTGAAATGTTGTATTTTACATAAATCAAGGTTTGCAAAaagatatttctttttatttatcattttatttgtTATATAGATGTTTCTAGTATACTTTTGCATGTAGAAGAATTTTTTAATGGACAGTTTAAAGCAGCTTATTTTTGTACTTTGTAGAAACAATATTCTCCTGCATGTGGAGGTGTTATAAGAAAAACTAGtttaatatcataatattttttagatatttttatcaaGAATATAATGcatgtatttatattttatttgtattaggAACAATGCATGGTAACTGCAATAACTCCTACGGTGCTTAATTGGAATTTGCATAACAAAATATATGTTCAATTTGTGTAAATTTGCAGTGATCATTGGTGAGAGGTATGAAATTACTGTTGATCATATTAATAGATATAAAATGTCGGAAATAAGAATCTTATTTAAGTcgtaatttaatattttaatctaTACTGTTATAATTGTTATTTACAGGTAGGT is a genomic window of Amphiura filiformis unplaced genomic scaffold, Afil_fr2py scaffold_25, whole genome shotgun sequence containing:
- the LOC140143685 gene encoding uncharacterized protein, which codes for MAAREVVEVLNRCESALETRNLDLSHCGLAYIAQAVYHIVKEVELATCNISNNDIKKIPVKFSREFPKITELNLSHNKIVSLPTEFNELSELVHADLSHNQLVEFPEGMYELANLKKLVLCSNNIVDIDVERLCNLQLEELDVTDNPLSSETWGKLEKVTTINVKMDPLKDNLNEMD